One genomic region from Terasakiella sp. SH-1 encodes:
- the trkA gene encoding Trk system potassium transporter TrkA, giving the protein MKVIICGAGQVGSNIAHYLAMEDNDVTVVDQSPTLIGKLTDTLDCRGVTGHACHPDVLKEAGAEDADMLIAVTYTDEINMVAAQVAHSLFNVPKKIARIRSQSYLAPEWQNLYTRDNLPIDVIISPEIEVARAVMRRLTVPGATDMIPLCGGKVRLVGVRCEEDCPLVHTPLRQLAQLFPDLNIVVVGMVRDGKSMIPTADDQILPGDEAFFVVDEEHMARALTAFGHEETEARRLLIFGGGNIGLFLAQQLEREYPWVNAKIIEKDESRARHIAAHLTKTTVLCGDVRDQDLLMEANVSSAETIVSVTDDDETNILGALLAKRMGSQRAVTLINKSLYEPLLNQLDVDVVVNPRNITVSQILQQVRRGRIHSVHSLREGFGELIEAEALETSPLVGAPLRDVKMPSGVLLGAIVRDGQVISPRGGTVVEPKDRVVLFAASDSVRKVEKMFSVRLEFF; this is encoded by the coding sequence ATGAAGGTCATTATCTGCGGGGCAGGGCAAGTCGGCTCCAACATCGCACACTATCTTGCCATGGAAGACAACGATGTCACCGTTGTCGACCAATCCCCCACCTTGATTGGCAAGCTCACCGATACATTGGACTGTCGCGGCGTCACCGGACATGCCTGCCACCCGGACGTTTTAAAAGAAGCTGGCGCCGAAGATGCCGACATGCTCATTGCTGTAACCTATACCGATGAGATTAACATGGTCGCCGCCCAAGTGGCCCATTCCCTGTTTAATGTCCCTAAAAAAATCGCCCGCATCCGGTCCCAAAGCTATCTCGCACCGGAATGGCAAAACCTTTATACCCGTGACAATCTGCCCATTGACGTGATTATTTCCCCGGAAATTGAAGTCGCACGCGCTGTTATGCGTCGTCTGACCGTTCCCGGTGCCACAGATATGATCCCGCTGTGTGGAGGCAAAGTGCGCCTTGTTGGGGTGCGCTGTGAAGAAGACTGCCCGCTGGTACATACACCACTGCGCCAGCTGGCCCAGCTTTTCCCGGACCTGAATATCGTTGTGGTTGGTATGGTGCGCGATGGTAAATCCATGATCCCAACCGCTGACGATCAAATTCTTCCCGGTGATGAAGCCTTCTTCGTTGTAGATGAAGAACATATGGCCCGTGCCTTAACCGCCTTTGGTCATGAAGAAACAGAAGCCCGCCGCCTTCTGATCTTTGGGGGCGGGAACATCGGCCTGTTTTTGGCCCAGCAGCTGGAACGTGAATATCCGTGGGTCAATGCCAAGATCATTGAAAAAGATGAATCGCGCGCACGCCATATCGCCGCCCATTTGACCAAGACAACCGTCTTATGCGGTGACGTACGCGATCAAGATTTACTTATGGAAGCGAACGTATCATCAGCAGAAACGATTGTTTCTGTCACCGATGATGACGAAACCAACATCCTTGGTGCCTTGCTTGCCAAACGCATGGGCTCCCAACGTGCTGTCACCCTGATTAACAAATCTTTATACGAACCCTTGCTCAACCAGCTGGACGTGGATGTGGTGGTCAACCCGCGTAACATCACGGTTTCACAAATCCTGCAACAAGTCCGCCGTGGCCGTATCCATAGCGTTCACTCTTTGCGTGAGGGCTTTGGTGAATTGATTGAGGCTGAGGCCCTTGAAACCTCACCACTGGTTGGTGCCCCCTTGCGTGACGTTAAAATGCCCTCAGGCGTCTTGTTAGGGGCCATTGTGCGCGATGGACAGGTGATTTCACCGCGTGGTGGCACAGTTGTGGAACCCAAAGACCGCGTGGTTCTGTTTGCCGCATCTGATTCTGTGCGCAAGGTTGAAAAAATGTTCTCTGTGCGCTTGGAGTTTTTCTAG
- a CDS encoding sigma-54 dependent transcriptional regulator, with the protein MAHDILIVDDEADIRMLTSGILEDEGYETREAGGDTQALELVKTRRPSLVLLDIWLQGSRLDGLGILKALKKDHPDLPVVMMSGHGTIETAVKALHDGAYDFIEKPFKTDRLLMAVERALETADLRRENAELRTRGAVENQLVGSSSRINQLRQAVEKVAVSNSRVLINGPAGCGKEVAARHLHLQSKRAKGPFVVLNCATMESDKVESELFGVEANGQPGKVGFFEQAHNGTLLLDEVSDMPAETQGKIVRVLQEQRFLRVGGTTPVEVDVRVVASSSKDLSLEMAEGRFREDLFYRLSVVPIDIPSLADHRDDISTLAEYFMHKTADSLGHAPRSFSDDALAAMQAYEWPGNVRELRNVVERVLIMAPGDASQPIKSDMLPREVTAQDSETLKWDQTSEIMGLPLRDAREIFEREYLSTQINRFGGNISKTASFVGMERSALHRKLKSLNLTADEKAKA; encoded by the coding sequence ATGGCGCATGATATTCTGATCGTTGATGACGAAGCCGACATTCGCATGCTGACCTCAGGCATCCTTGAAGATGAAGGCTATGAAACCCGCGAAGCCGGTGGCGACACTCAAGCTCTTGAGCTGGTCAAGACACGTCGGCCCAGCCTTGTTTTGCTGGATATCTGGTTACAAGGCAGCCGTCTGGATGGGCTTGGCATTTTAAAAGCCCTGAAAAAAGACCATCCAGACCTGCCCGTTGTGATGATGAGTGGTCACGGCACGATTGAGACAGCCGTGAAAGCCCTGCATGACGGTGCCTATGATTTCATTGAAAAACCCTTTAAAACAGACCGTCTTCTTATGGCTGTAGAACGCGCTCTGGAAACAGCCGACCTTCGTCGTGAAAATGCGGAGCTCCGTACCCGTGGGGCTGTTGAAAACCAATTGGTTGGCAGTTCAAGCCGGATTAACCAGTTACGCCAAGCCGTTGAAAAGGTGGCCGTATCCAACAGTCGTGTATTGATTAACGGCCCGGCCGGTTGCGGTAAAGAAGTGGCCGCGCGCCATCTCCATTTGCAATCCAAACGCGCCAAAGGCCCCTTTGTGGTTCTTAATTGCGCAACAATGGAATCTGATAAAGTTGAAAGCGAACTCTTCGGGGTTGAAGCCAATGGTCAGCCCGGTAAGGTCGGTTTTTTTGAACAGGCCCATAATGGGACGCTACTCCTTGATGAAGTCAGTGACATGCCCGCAGAAACTCAGGGCAAGATTGTACGGGTTCTTCAAGAACAACGTTTCTTACGTGTAGGAGGCACGACCCCTGTAGAAGTCGATGTGCGTGTTGTTGCCTCCAGTTCCAAAGACCTCAGCCTTGAAATGGCAGAAGGGCGTTTTCGCGAAGATTTATTTTATCGCTTAAGTGTTGTGCCGATTGATATTCCTTCACTGGCAGATCATCGTGATGACATCTCAACACTGGCGGAATATTTCATGCATAAAACAGCTGATTCATTGGGGCATGCACCACGCAGTTTCAGCGATGATGCTTTAGCCGCCATGCAAGCCTACGAATGGCCCGGTAATGTACGTGAACTACGCAATGTGGTGGAACGTGTCCTGATTATGGCCCCAGGCGATGCCAGCCAGCCGATTAAATCAGACATGCTGCCCCGAGAAGTCACCGCACAGGATTCTGAAACCTTGAAATGGGACCAAACCAGTGAAATTATGGGCCTGCCACTACGCGATGCCCGTGAAATTTTCGAACGGGAATATCTTAGTACCCAAATCAATCGTTTTGGCGGGAATATCTCTAAAACAGCAAGCTTTGTCGGCATGGAACGTTCAGCACTTCATCGCAAACTGAAATCCCTGAACCTGACGGCCGATGAAAAAGCCAAGGCATAA
- a CDS encoding PAS domain-containing sensor histidine kinase yields MSVSLPKSSADQLTKFLIWFRRTGLGRKLAFLLVISTIFSGLATFIAMSSSGPGESDPSLILNLLYVDAVLMLLLGTLIIRRLINLKIQHSRGIAGSKLHTRLVLFFSLLAVTPAILVAIFAGLYLNLGMQSWFNERVSTALSSSQTVAEAYREEHIRSIQIDALSMANALNRNAPQLSRSTYSLKRELIRLAQEKNLVEAAILDGQGRVLAHTALTLSLAFDTIDREVFEKANNRDVVITYEPRNDRARAVVKLERYIDTYLFIGRFIPPEISGSIERVHNAYSQYSELEKRREGIHISFVMIFMIIAFMLLLAAAWLGMTFANQMVRPLTDLIEGSERIRKGDLAVRVDKEHSADEIGMLGRAFNRMAEQLEAQRDSLIEANREMAERHRFTETVLDGVSAGVIGIDPEGFIHLPNRFASLFLQTEIGHLMGQPLRDVLPELEDLLSKVSLKPNRPAQEEIKLLRNGQVRIINASIAAEWVEDDLIGYVLTFDDITELQSAERRAAWANVARRIAHEIKNPLTPIQLSAERLKRKYLKDIENDPDTFSMCTETIIRQVEDMRNMVDEFSSFARMPRPVLKKENIEELCGEIIFLEKNRTELVDYELELPENGAVLLCDRKQISRLLTNLVKNAAEGIFSKYDMDPDDPVKEGMDAPLGTVALSLSEESNEIIIKISDNGIGFPEDEREKLTDPYVTTRTKGTGLGLAIAKKIMEEHQGQLTLKDREGGGALVELRFPEFEEHGQKNPQEEQEDPMAMTVRLVTDGA; encoded by the coding sequence ATGTCGGTATCTTTACCTAAATCCAGCGCAGATCAACTCACAAAATTTCTGATCTGGTTTCGCCGCACCGGGCTAGGGCGCAAGCTGGCCTTTTTACTGGTTATTTCAACCATCTTTTCTGGGCTGGCAACTTTTATTGCCATGAGTAGCTCAGGACCGGGGGAATCTGACCCGTCCCTCATCCTGAATCTTCTTTATGTCGATGCCGTTCTTATGCTTTTGCTGGGCACATTAATCATCCGCCGACTGATTAACCTGAAAATACAGCATTCACGTGGTATTGCGGGGTCAAAACTGCATACCCGGCTGGTTCTGTTCTTTAGCTTACTGGCTGTTACACCTGCCATTCTTGTTGCTATTTTTGCAGGTCTTTACCTGAATTTGGGCATGCAGTCCTGGTTTAACGAACGTGTTTCAACAGCGCTCAGTTCCTCACAAACTGTCGCAGAAGCCTATCGCGAGGAACATATCCGTTCCATTCAAATTGATGCCTTGTCTATGGCAAATGCCCTCAACCGCAACGCACCACAACTTTCTCGTTCGACCTATTCCCTAAAACGGGAACTGATCCGTCTGGCACAGGAAAAAAACCTAGTCGAAGCTGCAATTTTAGACGGGCAGGGACGTGTTCTGGCACATACAGCCCTAACCCTGAGCCTTGCCTTTGATACCATTGATCGCGAAGTCTTTGAAAAGGCCAACAACCGGGATGTGGTAATCACTTATGAGCCACGAAATGACCGCGCACGCGCCGTGGTAAAACTTGAACGTTATATTGATACCTACCTGTTTATCGGTCGTTTCATTCCACCGGAAATCAGTGGGTCAATTGAACGGGTTCATAATGCCTATTCCCAATATTCAGAACTGGAAAAACGCCGGGAAGGCATTCATATCAGCTTTGTCATGATCTTTATGATCATTGCCTTCATGCTGTTACTGGCTGCTGCCTGGCTGGGCATGACCTTTGCCAACCAGATGGTGCGCCCGTTGACAGACTTGATTGAAGGCAGCGAGCGCATCCGAAAAGGCGACCTGGCTGTACGGGTGGATAAGGAACATAGTGCAGATGAAATTGGCATGCTGGGCCGCGCCTTTAACCGAATGGCCGAACAGCTCGAAGCCCAGCGCGACAGCCTGATTGAAGCCAACAGAGAAATGGCTGAACGCCACCGTTTTACCGAAACCGTTCTGGATGGTGTCTCTGCCGGAGTGATCGGGATTGACCCGGAAGGCTTTATTCACTTACCCAACCGTTTTGCCAGCCTGTTTTTGCAAACTGAAATTGGGCATCTGATGGGCCAGCCCTTGCGTGACGTCTTACCCGAACTGGAAGACCTGCTGTCCAAAGTTTCGCTCAAACCCAATCGACCCGCTCAGGAAGAAATCAAGCTTTTGCGCAATGGACAAGTCCGTATCATCAATGCCAGTATTGCCGCAGAATGGGTGGAAGATGACCTGATCGGTTATGTGCTGACCTTTGATGATATTACCGAACTACAAAGTGCTGAACGTCGCGCAGCCTGGGCCAATGTGGCACGGCGGATTGCACACGAGATTAAAAACCCGCTGACCCCAATTCAACTGTCAGCAGAACGCCTAAAACGTAAATATCTCAAAGACATTGAAAATGACCCTGACACATTCTCCATGTGTACAGAAACCATCATTCGCCAAGTCGAAGACATGCGCAATATGGTCGATGAATTTTCCTCTTTTGCCCGCATGCCCCGTCCGGTGTTGAAAAAAGAGAACATTGAGGAACTCTGTGGGGAAATTATTTTCCTTGAGAAAAACCGAACGGAGCTGGTCGACTATGAGCTGGAACTGCCTGAAAACGGTGCTGTATTACTGTGTGATCGCAAACAAATCTCGCGTTTGCTGACCAATCTGGTGAAAAATGCTGCCGAAGGGATTTTCAGCAAATATGACATGGACCCGGATGATCCGGTGAAAGAAGGGATGGATGCTCCATTGGGCACCGTTGCCCTATCTTTAAGTGAAGAAAGTAACGAAATCATAATTAAAATTTCTGATAATGGCATTGGCTTCCCTGAGGATGAACGCGAAAAGCTGACAGACCCATATGTCACCACCCGAACCAAAGGAACAGGTCTGGGCTTGGCTATCGCGAAAAAAATCATGGAGGAACATCAGGGGCAATTGACTCTGAAAGACCGAGAAGGGGGAGGAGCATTGGTTGAACTGCGCTTCCCCGAATTTGAAGAACATGGGCAAAAAAACCCACAAGAAGAACAAGAGGACCCGATGGCAATGACAGTAAGGTTGGTAACAGATGGCGCATGA
- the ntrC gene encoding nitrogen regulation protein NR(I), translated as MTATILIADDDAAIRTVLNQALGRAGYEVRVTGNASTLWRWVSEGEGDLVITDVVMPDENGLDLIPRIKKIRPELRCIVMSAQNTLMTAVRATERGAFEYLPKPFDLNELTSVVKRALETPQPCKPAAVSDDNMEEELPLIGRSAAMQDIYRTLARLMGTDLSVMITGESGTGKELVARALHDYGKRRNGNFVALNMAAIPKELIESELFGHEKGSFTGATNRKSGRFEQAEGGTLFLDEIGDMPAEAQTRLLRVLQEGEFTTVGGSTPIKANVRIVAATHRDLRSLIRQGLFREDLYYRLNVVPIRLPPLRERTEDIPELANHFLSLVAEEGLPWKTIEGTALDRLKQHNWPGNVRELENIIRRLAALYSQETITLEVIQQELAELSAQSASGGGESDPDNLSAAVEYHLRSYFDAHDDGLPPPGLYDRILKEIERPLISMTLEATNGNQIKSSQVLGLNRNTLRKKIRELNIPITKNAGK; from the coding sequence ATGACTGCCACAATCCTAATTGCCGATGACGATGCTGCCATTCGTACCGTCCTCAATCAGGCCCTGGGGCGGGCAGGTTATGAAGTTCGTGTTACCGGAAATGCCTCCACCCTATGGCGATGGGTCAGTGAAGGGGAAGGGGATTTGGTCATTACCGATGTGGTCATGCCTGACGAAAATGGTCTTGACCTGATCCCACGCATCAAAAAAATCCGCCCCGAACTGCGCTGCATTGTTATGAGTGCACAAAACACCCTGATGACAGCGGTGCGCGCAACCGAACGCGGGGCCTTTGAATACCTCCCCAAACCCTTTGACCTCAACGAACTTACATCCGTTGTCAAACGCGCCCTTGAAACGCCACAGCCGTGCAAACCCGCTGCCGTTTCAGATGATAATATGGAAGAAGAACTCCCCTTAATCGGGCGTTCTGCGGCTATGCAGGATATCTATCGCACGCTGGCCCGCCTGATGGGAACCGACCTGTCGGTGATGATTACCGGGGAGTCTGGTACAGGTAAAGAGCTGGTTGCACGCGCCCTTCATGATTACGGCAAACGCCGCAACGGAAATTTCGTCGCCCTGAACATGGCCGCCATCCCGAAAGAACTGATTGAAAGTGAACTGTTTGGCCATGAAAAAGGCTCCTTTACAGGGGCAACCAACCGTAAATCCGGCCGCTTTGAACAGGCCGAAGGCGGCACCCTGTTTTTAGATGAAATCGGCGATATGCCAGCAGAAGCCCAAACCCGTCTGTTGCGCGTTTTACAAGAAGGGGAATTCACCACAGTCGGGGGCAGCACGCCCATTAAGGCCAATGTCCGCATTGTGGCTGCAACCCACCGCGATTTGCGCAGCCTGATCCGTCAGGGACTCTTTCGCGAAGATTTATATTATCGTCTCAACGTTGTGCCCATTCGCTTACCCCCTTTGCGTGAACGCACAGAAGATATTCCAGAACTGGCTAATCACTTTCTCAGCCTTGTTGCAGAAGAGGGGCTGCCTTGGAAAACCATTGAGGGAACAGCCCTTGACCGCCTGAAACAACATAACTGGCCGGGCAACGTGCGCGAACTTGAAAACATCATTCGCCGCCTTGCAGCCCTTTATTCGCAAGAAACCATCACACTGGAAGTCATCCAGCAGGAATTGGCTGAACTCAGCGCCCAAAGTGCCTCTGGCGGTGGTGAAAGCGACCCAGACAACCTGTCTGCTGCCGTTGAATATCACCTACGTTCTTATTTTGATGCCCATGATGATGGCTTGCCACCACCGGGACTTTATGACCGCATATTAAAAGAGATTGAAAGACCTTTAATCTCAATGACTTTAGAAGCGACAAACGGCAATCAGATCAAATCCTCTCAAGTCCTGGGACTGAACCGGAATACCCTTCGCAAAAAAATCCGCGAACTCAACATTCCAATCACGAAAAATGCCGGGAAATAA